A single window of Myxocyprinus asiaticus isolate MX2 ecotype Aquarium Trade chromosome 34, UBuf_Myxa_2, whole genome shotgun sequence DNA harbors:
- the si:ch211-171h4.5 gene encoding sialoadhesin isoform X2 has protein sequence MTGSKVLVIIIWILRGAVSNKWEIKMPQNINAISGFCVQIPCQFEIPDSFKGSLNKSVEAIWKKSDLSGLTVFSSKTEVSSLLKGSVIGNLLSKNCTTVFHNFPAGFNDTYFFRLQGPEPLVYTFQQGVDIKVHKDSSPPTLTPYVEILEVLEGTKVTLTCSTALPCPSQQPLMQWNPRLGEQLTPSLQVDEFGQTLLVSSQMFNATPLNDQLKVSCSLLYNSQVAERLVKTSTTLRVLYAPRNTIALLSPSGPVSEGNVVTLSCHSEANPAVQRYEWYKHIGAGNLMLKDQGKILTVIASVNAQGLYVCKAYNNHGTDQSMVVAVELKSFQCSIAPYIMCGLLTFLLILITAVDLVKYKSLLKRLKQVEGMREPMTYATIQKTNDSSVYNIIQARRREDISWKL, from the exons ATGACTGGATCAAAAGTCTTAGTTATCATAATCTGGATTTTAAGAG gTGCTGTCAGCAACAAGTGGGAAATTAAGATGCCACAGAATATTAATGCAATAAGTGGCTTCTGTGTTCAAATTCCATGTCAGTTTGAGATTCCCGACTCATTCAAAGGGTCCCTAAACAAATCTGTGGAGGCAATATGGAAAAAAAGTGACTTAAGTGGGTTAACTGTGTTCAGTTCAAAAACCGAGGTGTCATCACTTCTAAAAGGAAGCGTGATTGGCAACCTCTTAAGCAAAAATTGCACCACAGTGTTTCACAATTTTCCTGCTGGATTCAATGATACATATTTCTTCAGACTTCAAGGTCCTGAACCGCTAGTATACACATTTCAGCAAGGAGTGGACATTAAAGTTCATAAAG ACTCATCCCCGCCTACCTTGACCCCTTATGTCGAGATTCTGGAAGTTCTCGAGGGCACCAAGGTGACACTGACCTGTTCCACTGCACTGCCATGTCCCTCACAACAACCTCTGATGCAATGGAACCCACGACTAGGAGAACAGCTCACACCAAGCCTGCAG GTGGATGAATTTGGACAGACACTGCTGGTTTCCTCTCAGATGTTCAATGCAACACCTCTAAATGACCAGCTTAAAGTCTCCTGCTCTCTTTTGTACAACTCCCAGGTTGCTGAAAGACTAGTGAAGACCAGCACTACCCTCAGAGTGTTGT ATGCTCCCAGAAACACCATAGCCCTGTTGAGTCCTTCAGGTCCAGTGTCTGAGGGGAATGTGGTGACGCTGAGCTGCCATAGTGAAGCCAACCCTGCTGTTCAGCGCTATGAGTGGTACAAACACATTGGGGCTGGGAATCTCATGTTGAAGGATCAGGGAAAGATTCTAACAGTGATAGCCAGTGTTAATGCTCAGGGTCTGTATGTCTGCAAGGCCTACAACAACCATGGGACCGACCAATCGATGGTTGTCGCTGTGGAGTTAAAAA GTTTCCAGTGCTCCATAGCACCATATATCATGTGTGGACTtctgacatttttattaattctCATAACTGCAGTTGATTTGGTCAAATACAAAAG cttgTTAAAAAGACTCAAG CAGGTTGAAGGTATGAGAGAACCCATGACATATGCCACCATCCAGAAGACCAATGATTCCTCAGTGTACAATATAatacag GCAAGGCGGAGGGAAGACATTTCATGGAAATTGTAG
- the si:ch211-171h4.5 gene encoding sialoadhesin isoform X1, producing MTGSKVLVIIIWILRGAVSNKWEIKMPQNINAISGFCVQIPCQFEIPDSFKGSLNKSVEAIWKKSDLSGLTVFSSKTEVSSLLKGSVIGNLLSKNCTTVFHNFPAGFNDTYFFRLQGPEPLVYTFQQGVDIKVHKDSSPPTLTPYVEILEVLEGTKVTLTCSTALPCPSQQPLMQWNPRLGEQLTPSLQVDEFGQTLLVSSQMFNATPLNDQLKVSCSLLYNSQVAERLVKTSTTLRVLYAPRNTIALLSPSGPVSEGNVVTLSCHSEANPAVQRYEWYKHIGAGNLMLKDQGKILTVIASVNAQGLYVCKAYNNHGTDQSMVVAVELKSFQCSIAPYIMCGLLTFLLILITAVDLVKYKSLLKRLKQVEGMREPMTYATIQKTNDSSVYNIIQASASRTEEDYENRNWDKH from the exons ATGACTGGATCAAAAGTCTTAGTTATCATAATCTGGATTTTAAGAG gTGCTGTCAGCAACAAGTGGGAAATTAAGATGCCACAGAATATTAATGCAATAAGTGGCTTCTGTGTTCAAATTCCATGTCAGTTTGAGATTCCCGACTCATTCAAAGGGTCCCTAAACAAATCTGTGGAGGCAATATGGAAAAAAAGTGACTTAAGTGGGTTAACTGTGTTCAGTTCAAAAACCGAGGTGTCATCACTTCTAAAAGGAAGCGTGATTGGCAACCTCTTAAGCAAAAATTGCACCACAGTGTTTCACAATTTTCCTGCTGGATTCAATGATACATATTTCTTCAGACTTCAAGGTCCTGAACCGCTAGTATACACATTTCAGCAAGGAGTGGACATTAAAGTTCATAAAG ACTCATCCCCGCCTACCTTGACCCCTTATGTCGAGATTCTGGAAGTTCTCGAGGGCACCAAGGTGACACTGACCTGTTCCACTGCACTGCCATGTCCCTCACAACAACCTCTGATGCAATGGAACCCACGACTAGGAGAACAGCTCACACCAAGCCTGCAG GTGGATGAATTTGGACAGACACTGCTGGTTTCCTCTCAGATGTTCAATGCAACACCTCTAAATGACCAGCTTAAAGTCTCCTGCTCTCTTTTGTACAACTCCCAGGTTGCTGAAAGACTAGTGAAGACCAGCACTACCCTCAGAGTGTTGT ATGCTCCCAGAAACACCATAGCCCTGTTGAGTCCTTCAGGTCCAGTGTCTGAGGGGAATGTGGTGACGCTGAGCTGCCATAGTGAAGCCAACCCTGCTGTTCAGCGCTATGAGTGGTACAAACACATTGGGGCTGGGAATCTCATGTTGAAGGATCAGGGAAAGATTCTAACAGTGATAGCCAGTGTTAATGCTCAGGGTCTGTATGTCTGCAAGGCCTACAACAACCATGGGACCGACCAATCGATGGTTGTCGCTGTGGAGTTAAAAA GTTTCCAGTGCTCCATAGCACCATATATCATGTGTGGACTtctgacatttttattaattctCATAACTGCAGTTGATTTGGTCAAATACAAAAG cttgTTAAAAAGACTCAAG CAGGTTGAAGGTATGAGAGAACCCATGACATATGCCACCATCCAGAAGACCAATGATTCCTCAGTGTACAATATAatacag GCAAGTGCTAGCAGAACGGAAGAGGATTATGAAAATAGAAACTGGGACAAACATTAG